In Leucobacter sp. CX169, a single genomic region encodes these proteins:
- a CDS encoding NADPH-dependent F420 reductase, translating to MTTVSIIGSGKMGAAIAEVADRAGAGVQILKRSATSPSAARSGFEYSVMGDKLAGDLVVLAVPSAAYPSILEHYREQLSSRVVIDISNPIDFSTYDELKSPADSSTAAELAQMLPEGASVVKAFNVNLGDTLTSGTNGTTPTTVLFAGDYADAKIAVATLIEAAGMRAVDVGPLTRARELEAMGFLQIIMAALGKTRYESGFTLLA from the coding sequence ATGACAACGGTCAGCATTATTGGGAGCGGCAAGATGGGCGCCGCGATTGCAGAAGTCGCGGACCGTGCGGGAGCGGGTGTGCAAATCCTCAAGCGCAGTGCGACGAGCCCCTCCGCGGCCCGCTCGGGGTTCGAGTACAGCGTGATGGGGGACAAGCTCGCCGGCGATCTCGTAGTCCTTGCTGTCCCCAGCGCGGCCTACCCGAGCATTCTCGAGCACTATCGGGAGCAGCTCAGTAGCCGAGTGGTCATCGACATCAGCAATCCCATCGACTTCTCTACGTACGACGAGTTGAAGTCTCCGGCAGATTCCTCCACTGCCGCCGAGCTCGCCCAGATGCTTCCCGAGGGTGCATCGGTGGTGAAGGCGTTCAACGTCAATCTCGGCGATACACTCACCTCGGGCACGAACGGCACGACACCCACGACAGTCTTGTTCGCCGGCGACTACGCCGACGCGAAGATCGCGGTCGCGACACTGATCGAGGCGGCAGGAATGCGCGCTGTCGACGTCGGCCCGTTGACTCGCGCGAGGGAGCTCGAGGCGATGGGGTTTCTCCAGATCATCATGGCGGCGCTCGGGAAGACGCGCTACGAGTCAGGATTCACGCTGCTGGCGTAA
- a CDS encoding tyrosine-protein phosphatase, producing MELSSVIQITFNSRGLANLPTEGGGRVAPVLFRSDALASLTPAGIQALADLGIGTVIDLRTDAERARAADVLPEDGSVEFVPLPVLGGAMDEMVQRLLPASGATASPTPEQLAAAVEQVPTLPELYTSILENSAAQFVALARAVIAAAPTERPGVLFHCTAGKDRTGLAAALLLSVAGVARDRIVTDYTKTEANLAGPFAQQLKGLITSMGMPLTPRLETLATKSPAEAIETALDWVTTEHGDARGYLGSGGLSDAESDELRRALVSQG from the coding sequence ATGGAGCTCAGCTCGGTCATCCAGATCACCTTCAACTCGCGTGGACTCGCGAATCTCCCCACTGAGGGCGGCGGCCGAGTGGCGCCGGTACTCTTCCGCTCCGATGCGCTCGCCTCGCTCACCCCGGCAGGGATCCAAGCCCTTGCTGACCTCGGCATCGGCACCGTGATCGATCTGCGTACCGACGCTGAGCGGGCACGCGCCGCCGACGTGTTGCCCGAGGACGGCAGCGTGGAGTTCGTCCCACTTCCTGTCCTGGGCGGTGCAATGGACGAGATGGTGCAGCGCCTGTTGCCCGCGAGCGGGGCAACGGCGAGCCCGACACCCGAGCAGCTCGCGGCAGCGGTGGAGCAAGTACCGACGCTCCCCGAGCTGTACACCTCGATCCTCGAGAACAGCGCCGCGCAGTTTGTGGCGCTCGCGCGGGCAGTCATCGCGGCGGCGCCGACCGAGCGGCCGGGGGTCCTGTTCCACTGCACCGCGGGGAAGGATCGCACGGGCCTCGCTGCGGCGCTCCTGCTCTCCGTCGCCGGCGTCGCGCGCGACAGGATCGTGACCGACTACACCAAGACTGAGGCGAACCTGGCAGGGCCATTCGCGCAGCAGCTGAAGGGCCTCATCACCAGCATGGGGATGCCATTGACCCCACGCCTCGAGACGCTCGCGACGAAATCACCCGCGGAGGCGATTGAGACTGCCCTCGATTGGGTCACGACCGAACATGGGGACGCCCGCGGGTACCTCGGCTCTGGAGGGCTCTCCGACGCGGAGTCCGATGAGCTGCGGCGCGCCCTCGTGAGCCAGGGGTAG
- a CDS encoding SCO4848 family membrane protein has product MTVLAAVLLLVNAAYNALVWPQFFKRIKADERAFDAHGKPTKFFTVHAWLIGIALVIGLASAIAGIWLLVAG; this is encoded by the coding sequence ATGACCGTTCTCGCCGCCGTCCTCCTGCTCGTCAACGCCGCGTACAACGCGCTTGTGTGGCCGCAGTTCTTCAAGCGCATCAAGGCGGACGAGCGCGCGTTCGACGCTCACGGCAAGCCCACGAAGTTCTTCACCGTGCACGCGTGGCTGATCGGTATCGCGCTCGTCATTGGGCTGGCCTCGGCTATCGCGGGTATCTGGCTGCTCGTCGCCGGCTAG
- a CDS encoding MFS transporter, with translation MSITAMMAGASAPSPFYPVLAEAIGFDAVAITMIFAIYALTLLLTLLIAGSLSDHIGRRPVASVGLVLLAASVFIFWHADTVPLLVIARVVQGVASGLLLSAVSAAITDFEPPSRPGSAAVWNAVAPMVGLGLGALAAGVVLDLFSHALAVIFAPLVVLYLVLAVLFWFIPETAPRKPGAIRSLRFKLTVPESMRGDFLRGAPAIFAGWATGGLFLSLGANIVHTELGGQAHAWQGLSVGVLAGSGAVAAFLLRRRSARTISIYGTAALAVGTALSLLALAAGSLPAYLLAVAVTGSGFGTAFFGVVSSLAPHIPATERADVFAVIFLVSYLAFGIPTVIAGALVPVFGLTAVTYGYGAVVIVLAGLASLLRVRRQ, from the coding sequence GTGTCCATCACCGCGATGATGGCGGGCGCGAGCGCGCCGTCCCCGTTCTACCCCGTGCTCGCTGAAGCGATCGGCTTCGACGCCGTCGCCATCACGATGATCTTTGCGATCTACGCGCTCACGTTGCTGCTCACCCTCTTGATTGCGGGGTCGCTGTCCGATCACATTGGACGGCGCCCGGTCGCGAGTGTGGGGCTCGTGCTCCTCGCTGCCAGCGTCTTCATCTTCTGGCACGCGGATACGGTCCCTCTGTTGGTGATCGCGCGAGTCGTGCAGGGGGTCGCGAGCGGGTTGCTGCTCTCCGCCGTATCGGCGGCGATCACCGACTTCGAACCGCCGTCGCGCCCAGGATCCGCCGCCGTTTGGAACGCCGTGGCCCCAATGGTCGGGCTGGGGCTCGGTGCGCTCGCGGCCGGCGTTGTCCTCGACCTTTTCAGCCACGCCCTGGCCGTTATTTTCGCGCCACTCGTCGTGCTGTACCTGGTCCTCGCGGTCCTCTTCTGGTTCATCCCTGAGACGGCCCCGCGTAAACCCGGCGCGATCCGCTCATTACGGTTCAAACTGACGGTTCCTGAATCGATGCGTGGGGACTTCTTGCGCGGGGCACCCGCAATCTTCGCCGGCTGGGCCACGGGCGGATTGTTCCTCTCGCTCGGCGCCAACATCGTCCACACCGAGCTGGGCGGACAGGCCCACGCCTGGCAGGGACTCTCTGTCGGCGTGCTTGCCGGTTCAGGAGCGGTCGCCGCGTTCCTTCTGCGCCGACGGTCAGCACGCACGATCTCGATCTACGGCACGGCCGCGCTCGCGGTCGGGACGGCGCTGTCACTGCTCGCCCTCGCTGCAGGATCCCTGCCCGCCTACCTCCTCGCCGTAGCGGTGACCGGGTCTGGTTTCGGCACCGCCTTCTTTGGGGTGGTCAGTTCGCTTGCGCCACACATCCCCGCGACCGAACGCGCAGATGTGTTCGCGGTGATCTTTCTGGTTTCCTACCTGGCATTCGGAATCCCGACCGTGATCGCCGGCGCCCTCGTGCCGGTGTTCGGCTTGACCGCGGTGACCTACGGGTATGGGGCGGTGGTGATCGTGCTCGCGGGTCTTGCGAGCCTGCTCAGGGTGCGACGACAGTAA
- a CDS encoding MFS transporter, whose product MTASLSPGKPNSQRRIAFATIIGTTIEWYDFFIYAMSASLVFAQLFFQPAGEEIGLLLSFATVGISFLFRPLGAFLAGHFGDIIGRRAMLVLTLVLMGVATTLIGLLPTYSQIGVTAPILLLFLRILQGLSAGGEWGGAVLMAVEHAPANRRGRAGSWPQLGVPLGFLLASGMTALMTGVISPGEAYLEWGWRVPFLLSVVLIVVGFVVRRSVDESPVFAEIAKRGKQASVPIVSLFKSHWHLVLLAALVFAGNGTLGYMTTGGFLNNYAINVQGLNTPVVLLAASAAAVVWFFSTLLAGYLSDVIGRRNTFLVGFALQAAIVFPIFWLVDNGGLPGLYTALILISSALGLTYGPLAAWYSEIFPASVRFSGVSISYAVGAILGGAFAPMIAQMLLEATGTTAAVSGYLLAASLVGGAATLCLRDRSGIPLGPDHEAEQASGATMFSSPAVARELVEKR is encoded by the coding sequence ATGACCGCTTCACTTTCCCCCGGGAAACCAAACTCTCAGCGCCGGATCGCCTTCGCGACAATCATCGGCACGACGATCGAGTGGTACGACTTCTTCATCTACGCGATGAGCGCGAGCCTCGTGTTCGCGCAGCTCTTCTTCCAGCCTGCGGGCGAAGAGATCGGGCTGCTGCTCTCATTTGCGACGGTCGGCATCTCGTTCCTGTTCCGCCCACTCGGAGCATTCCTCGCCGGACACTTCGGCGACATCATTGGACGGCGCGCAATGCTGGTCCTCACGCTCGTACTGATGGGTGTGGCGACGACGCTGATCGGCCTGCTGCCCACCTACTCGCAGATCGGCGTCACCGCACCGATCCTGCTGCTCTTCCTGCGCATCCTTCAGGGTCTCTCGGCCGGCGGCGAATGGGGCGGCGCGGTCCTCATGGCCGTTGAGCACGCCCCGGCGAACCGTCGCGGTCGCGCAGGATCCTGGCCGCAGCTTGGAGTCCCGCTCGGCTTCCTGCTCGCATCGGGCATGACGGCCCTAATGACCGGTGTCATCTCACCGGGTGAGGCCTACCTCGAGTGGGGATGGCGCGTGCCGTTCCTGCTCAGCGTCGTGCTCATTGTTGTCGGCTTCGTCGTGCGCCGTTCGGTCGACGAGAGCCCGGTGTTTGCGGAGATCGCCAAGCGCGGCAAGCAGGCCAGTGTTCCGATCGTGTCGCTTTTCAAAAGCCACTGGCACCTCGTGTTGCTTGCAGCACTCGTGTTCGCCGGGAACGGCACGCTCGGGTACATGACCACCGGCGGGTTCCTGAACAACTATGCGATCAACGTGCAGGGCTTGAACACTCCAGTAGTGCTGCTCGCCGCATCAGCCGCCGCGGTCGTGTGGTTCTTCTCGACCCTCCTTGCGGGGTACCTGTCCGATGTGATCGGGCGACGAAACACCTTCCTGGTCGGCTTCGCGTTGCAGGCGGCTATCGTCTTCCCGATCTTCTGGCTCGTCGACAACGGAGGGCTGCCCGGGCTCTACACGGCACTCATTCTCATCTCGTCCGCTCTCGGGCTCACCTATGGCCCGCTAGCGGCCTGGTACTCAGAGATTTTCCCCGCATCGGTGCGCTTCTCGGGTGTTTCGATCTCGTACGCGGTGGGCGCGATCCTCGGTGGGGCGTTCGCCCCCATGATCGCGCAGATGCTCCTCGAAGCCACAGGGACGACTGCCGCCGTCTCTGGGTACCTCCTCGCCGCATCCCTCGTCGGAGGCGCGGCGACACTGTGCCTGCGTGATCGCTCGGGCATCCCGCTCGGCCCCGATCACGAAGCGGAGCAGGCGAGCGGAGCCACGATGTTCTCCTCACCGGCGGTCGCCCGTGAGCTCGTCGAAAAGCGATAG
- a CDS encoding MepB family protein, translating into MHPDVASACAALGHDPSRLSPEPDNRAHGGAIARTPESAVRFRVGKVTPTKVGHFVTVWRRAADGSTEPFPAEDAVETLVVAVRDGPNFGAFVFPASALIEHGIASAGGIGGKRGFRVYPPWAAAANPQARRTQQWQIGFFVALDRLKP; encoded by the coding sequence GTGCATCCCGATGTGGCCAGCGCCTGCGCCGCGCTCGGGCATGATCCCTCGCGCCTCTCGCCAGAGCCCGACAACCGGGCGCACGGCGGCGCGATCGCGCGCACGCCCGAGTCCGCGGTGCGCTTTCGCGTGGGCAAGGTCACTCCCACCAAGGTCGGGCACTTCGTGACGGTGTGGCGCCGGGCCGCCGATGGCTCCACCGAGCCCTTCCCCGCCGAGGACGCGGTGGAAACGCTGGTTGTCGCCGTTCGAGACGGCCCGAATTTCGGCGCCTTCGTCTTCCCCGCGAGTGCGCTGATCGAGCACGGCATCGCCTCCGCGGGCGGGATCGGCGGCAAGCGCGGCTTCCGCGTCTACCCGCCCTGGGCCGCGGCCGCGAACCCACAAGCGAGGCGCACGCAGCAGTGGCAGATCGGCTTCTTTGTCGCGCTGGATAGGCTGAAGCCATGA
- a CDS encoding FAD-dependent monooxygenase, with product MVSQTTRIAVIGGGMGGLTAAIALTRIAGVQVTVFEQASKLGEVGAGVTVAPNAARVLDTLGVLEKIKELGAVPDGHGVYLDAMGKMVTDAAWEDSAKQYQNIGMYRPDLINALAEGVDPESIRLGHRLTSVQALESGVRVEFENGVHEEFDAVVGADGIHSVVRKAVDQHPEPVYSGYIVYRGVIDASRLPEDWPMISQVWMGDNRHFMCYPLQQRNLFNFVAGIPSDRPLNGPWSGPAEVSELAAEFAGDGWDPKLQHFIGLIDKTFWWGLFDHEPLTNWSRGPIALLGDAAHTMLPHQGQGVNQAIEDSMALATFLAAAENVSDIPEAFRRYTAVRMQRTAILQNGSRRSGAMFDAQYEFADLAKRDADIRVGRDFRRSAVFDYDAQKVAEQALNRFRRISVA from the coding sequence ATGGTGAGTCAGACCACCAGAATTGCAGTCATCGGCGGCGGGATGGGCGGGCTCACCGCAGCAATCGCGCTGACGCGGATCGCCGGTGTGCAGGTCACGGTGTTCGAGCAGGCGAGCAAGCTCGGCGAGGTGGGCGCGGGCGTGACCGTTGCACCGAATGCCGCGCGCGTTCTCGACACGCTCGGCGTCCTCGAGAAGATCAAGGAGCTGGGAGCCGTCCCCGACGGGCACGGGGTGTACCTGGACGCGATGGGCAAGATGGTCACGGACGCGGCATGGGAAGATTCGGCAAAGCAGTATCAGAACATCGGAATGTACCGGCCGGACCTCATCAATGCACTGGCGGAAGGAGTCGATCCTGAGTCGATCCGTCTCGGCCACCGGCTGACGTCCGTTCAGGCACTGGAATCGGGTGTTCGCGTCGAGTTCGAAAACGGGGTGCACGAGGAGTTCGACGCCGTGGTGGGGGCAGACGGCATCCACTCGGTGGTGCGGAAGGCCGTGGATCAGCACCCTGAGCCCGTGTACTCCGGATACATCGTCTATCGCGGGGTCATTGACGCGTCGCGTCTTCCCGAAGACTGGCCAATGATTAGCCAGGTGTGGATGGGCGACAACCGGCACTTCATGTGTTACCCGCTGCAGCAACGGAACCTCTTCAACTTTGTCGCAGGCATTCCGAGCGACCGGCCCCTCAACGGACCCTGGTCTGGCCCGGCGGAGGTGAGCGAACTCGCCGCGGAGTTTGCGGGCGACGGCTGGGACCCGAAGCTCCAACACTTCATCGGTCTCATTGACAAGACCTTCTGGTGGGGCCTCTTCGACCACGAACCCCTCACCAACTGGTCACGAGGGCCGATCGCCTTGCTGGGCGACGCGGCGCACACGATGCTGCCGCACCAGGGGCAGGGAGTGAACCAGGCGATCGAAGACAGCATGGCGCTCGCCACATTCCTGGCGGCCGCCGAGAACGTGTCCGACATCCCCGAGGCCTTCCGGCGCTACACCGCAGTCCGCATGCAGCGCACCGCGATTCTGCAGAATGGGTCTCGCAGATCTGGCGCAATGTTCGACGCGCAATACGAGTTTGCGGACCTCGCGAAGCGCGACGCTGATATTCGCGTCGGTCGGGACTTCCGCCGAAGCGCGGTGTTTGACTACGACGCGCAGAAGGTCGCAGAACAGGCGCTCAACCGATTCAGGAGGATCTCGGTCGCATGA
- a CDS encoding epimerase, protein MTPPPRVVITGASGFIGQRMVEEFSERGFEVRCVGRHGPDASWNDQGAITRLIDGAAVVINLAGKSVNCRYTRRNRDEILRSRLSTTATLGAAIEQAEHPPAIWLNASTSTIYRYSMDRPMNEDRGELGAGFSVDVARNWEHEFFAAPLPHTRRVALRMSIVLGDGPATSMLLRLARLGLGGPQHDGWWFGHRRYRGIGPAPTAEAAHSRRSRGKQRFSWIHIDDVVGAIDHLIEHEEISGPVNLASPGVSNNAELMATMRRVVHRRIGLPAFRWMLEPAMWLLRTEPELVLKSRWVEPEVLRASGYQFVWPELEPALRSVVSQGT, encoded by the coding sequence ATGACCCCACCTCCCCGAGTCGTCATCACCGGCGCATCCGGTTTCATCGGGCAGCGTATGGTCGAAGAGTTCAGCGAGCGCGGGTTCGAGGTCCGGTGCGTCGGCCGCCACGGACCGGACGCCAGCTGGAACGACCAGGGGGCCATCACCCGGCTGATCGACGGAGCCGCGGTCGTCATCAACCTCGCTGGAAAGAGCGTCAACTGCCGCTACACGCGCCGCAATCGCGACGAGATCCTACGCTCCCGCCTCAGCACGACGGCCACCCTCGGCGCAGCAATCGAGCAGGCGGAGCACCCGCCCGCGATCTGGCTGAACGCCAGTACTTCGACGATCTACCGGTACTCGATGGACCGGCCGATGAACGAGGATCGTGGTGAGCTGGGCGCCGGTTTCTCCGTGGATGTGGCCCGGAACTGGGAGCACGAGTTCTTCGCGGCGCCCCTCCCGCACACTCGTCGCGTCGCCCTCAGAATGTCGATCGTTCTCGGCGATGGCCCCGCTACCAGCATGCTGCTGCGCCTCGCCCGACTCGGCTTGGGTGGGCCGCAGCACGACGGCTGGTGGTTCGGTCACCGTCGCTACCGCGGCATCGGCCCGGCCCCCACCGCGGAGGCAGCGCACTCTCGCCGATCCCGCGGAAAGCAGCGCTTCAGCTGGATCCACATCGACGACGTGGTCGGCGCCATCGATCACCTCATCGAGCACGAAGAGATCTCGGGCCCCGTCAACCTGGCCTCTCCCGGCGTCTCCAACAACGCCGAGCTCATGGCCACCATGCGCCGGGTGGTGCACCGCAGGATCGGGCTGCCCGCGTTTCGGTGGATGCTTGAGCCGGCGATGTGGTTGCTGCGCACCGAGCCGGAGCTCGTGCTCAAGAGTCGCTGGGTCGAGCCGGAGGTGCTGCGGGCAAGCGGCTATCAGTTCGTCTGGCCCGAGCTCGAGCCCGCACTCCGCTCAGTGGTCAGCCAGGGCACCTAG
- a CDS encoding helix-turn-helix transcriptional regulator, with protein MTSPTVLMHPAPAEIELHHVLFALSDPERLAIARQLSSGPLDMAECTLSDPGMPKSTKSHLMKVLRESGVIRNDANGRGRRLSLRREELDARFPGLLDAILFAASDSRVAPESGR; from the coding sequence ATGACCAGCCCGACGGTGCTCATGCACCCTGCCCCCGCAGAGATCGAGTTGCACCACGTGCTCTTCGCGCTGAGCGACCCCGAACGCCTCGCGATCGCCCGTCAACTATCCAGCGGGCCCCTCGACATGGCCGAGTGCACGCTCAGCGACCCGGGCATGCCGAAATCCACGAAGTCACACCTCATGAAGGTGCTGCGGGAATCGGGCGTCATTCGCAATGACGCGAACGGCCGGGGCCGACGGCTTTCTTTGCGCAGGGAAGAGCTCGACGCGCGCTTTCCCGGGCTGCTCGATGCCATCCTTTTCGCAGCGTCCGACTCCCGCGTTGCGCCAGAGTCGGGCCGTTAG
- a CDS encoding LysR substrate-binding domain-containing protein, which translates to MFPREEVAVSDVSLRQLELFAALPNFTTLSAAAAHLHISESALSQAVTAIERAVGEQLCVRRKARGLTLTPTGQQFAAQARQIVTDTRELLLGMGQGDELRGPVKLGCYSTFATSVVPELLEGFPQRHPGVQLEVMVGTNEELLSALEAGHLDVALLLDVSLPVGYRRRKIYATELEVHLHPEHPLASADTVDLSDLADEPFIQFYATPGTVNVIDAFAARGLEPKIAVSVSEIGLVEALVGRGLGYGLLMSRPNRLSTGPEGRPFVIRPLDPPVTITHMVGIWPEDMNLTPRASALLDFAVEKLGGFGRAGASVTPDLPFDRANAASSS; encoded by the coding sequence ATGTTTCCGCGAGAAGAGGTGGCCGTGTCCGACGTGAGTCTGAGGCAGCTTGAACTGTTCGCGGCGCTCCCGAATTTCACCACGCTCAGTGCAGCCGCGGCCCATCTGCATATCTCGGAATCCGCGCTGTCACAGGCCGTCACCGCCATTGAACGTGCAGTCGGCGAGCAATTGTGCGTGCGCCGCAAGGCGCGTGGGCTCACCCTCACCCCGACTGGCCAGCAATTCGCCGCGCAGGCCCGCCAGATTGTCACGGACACGCGAGAGCTGCTGCTCGGCATGGGACAAGGAGACGAGCTCCGGGGCCCGGTGAAACTCGGCTGCTACTCGACGTTCGCCACGAGCGTGGTGCCCGAGCTACTCGAGGGCTTTCCCCAGCGCCACCCGGGAGTGCAGCTCGAGGTCATGGTGGGCACGAATGAAGAGCTCCTTTCTGCCCTCGAGGCGGGTCACCTCGATGTCGCCCTCCTACTCGACGTGTCTCTGCCGGTCGGGTACCGCCGGCGCAAGATCTACGCCACCGAGCTCGAGGTCCATCTGCATCCGGAGCATCCCCTCGCATCCGCTGACACCGTTGATCTCTCGGACCTTGCCGACGAGCCGTTCATCCAGTTCTATGCGACGCCCGGCACGGTCAACGTCATCGACGCGTTCGCTGCGCGCGGTCTCGAACCCAAGATCGCTGTCAGCGTGTCCGAGATCGGACTGGTCGAGGCGCTCGTGGGCCGGGGCCTCGGCTACGGTCTCCTGATGTCACGGCCCAACCGGCTTTCGACCGGCCCCGAGGGGCGTCCCTTTGTCATTCGACCCCTCGACCCACCAGTCACGATCACCCACATGGTGGGGATTTGGCCTGAGGACATGAACCTCACGCCCCGCGCATCGGCGCTGCTCGATTTCGCGGTGGAAAAGCTCGGCGGCTTTGGTCGAGCAGGCGCCTCGGTTACGCCCGATCTGCCGTTCGATCGCGCAAACGCAGCATCATCGAGCTGA